A genomic window from Gemmatimonadaceae bacterium includes:
- a CDS encoding response regulator, whose product MTAPRSPAPGRLTSAIRAVAEPPARHVLVVDDEEVIRTSLARFLRARGFDVTTAESGRAAVAALQQEKFLAMLSDIRMPGMTGLELVPEAHRIDPDLAIIMLTAVNDAPTATEALGMGAMDYLMKPVELGDLATALERALHKRALSIEQRKVERLIREEVAAQTEELRLERERLHSVVVETVQALVRAQEAKDHFMGGHSDRVADLAGSIASALGLADDEVDAIRIAARVMDVGKIGIRESVLNKPGALTAEEFEHVQSHVNIGVEILSAITPLHRALDPVRHHHEHFDGTGYPAGLAGDEISIGGRILSAADTYDALTSRRAWRDPMTPPEAVSFLEERSGTLLDPQVFAALRGIVTRRKTLQFLDPEES is encoded by the coding sequence ATGACTGCCCCTCGCTCCCCCGCTCCGGGTCGACTCACCTCGGCCATCCGCGCGGTCGCCGAACCGCCGGCCCGCCACGTCCTCGTCGTTGACGACGAGGAAGTCATTCGCACCTCGCTCGCGCGCTTCCTCCGCGCGCGCGGCTTCGATGTGACGACCGCCGAGTCCGGACGCGCCGCAGTCGCTGCGCTGCAGCAGGAGAAGTTCCTCGCGATGCTCTCCGACATCCGGATGCCAGGGATGACGGGCCTCGAGCTCGTGCCCGAGGCGCATCGGATCGACCCGGACCTCGCGATCATTATGCTGACCGCGGTCAACGACGCCCCGACGGCCACCGAGGCCCTCGGGATGGGCGCGATGGACTACCTGATGAAGCCGGTCGAGCTCGGCGACTTGGCCACCGCCCTGGAGCGCGCGCTCCATAAGCGCGCGCTGTCCATCGAGCAGCGCAAGGTTGAGCGGCTGATCCGCGAGGAAGTCGCGGCCCAGACCGAGGAACTGCGCCTCGAGCGTGAGCGACTGCATTCGGTGGTCGTCGAGACCGTGCAGGCCCTGGTCCGCGCCCAGGAAGCCAAGGACCACTTTATGGGCGGCCACTCGGACCGCGTGGCCGACCTCGCCGGCTCCATCGCCTCGGCGCTCGGCCTCGCGGATGATGAAGTCGACGCCATCCGCATCGCCGCCCGAGTGATGGACGTCGGCAAGATCGGCATCCGCGAGTCGGTGCTGAACAAGCCGGGCGCGCTCACCGCCGAGGAGTTCGAGCACGTCCAGAGCCACGTGAACATCGGGGTCGAGATCCTCTCGGCAATCACGCCCCTGCACCGCGCGCTGGACCCGGTGCGGCACCATCACGAGCACTTCGACGGCACCGGGTATCCGGCCGGCCTCGCCGGGGACGAGATCTCCATCGGCGGGCGCATCCTCTCGGCCGCCGACACCTACGATGCGCTCACCTCACGCCGGGCCTGGCGCGATCCGATGACGCCGCCGGAGGCCGTCTCCTTCCTGGAGGAGCGCAGCGGCACGCTGCTCGACCCCCAAGTGTTCGCCGCACTCCGCGGCATCGTCACGCGCCGCAAGACGCTGCAGTTCCTGGATCCCGAAGAGTCCTAG
- a CDS encoding TolC family protein: protein MRLTLFGGALCAAAAIAVSSPVALRAQAADSLRLSLEDAVARVLRSSDEARIADALVELADAQVTAARAAGLPQLRLNSNYQQVLKNARAQIVGAIFNQNYVYNSNLNVQQAVFQGGRVFAASQAASRAEQAATLSREETRALLAVDIQRVYLNAVFTARIAEIQASNLALADERVTQAEQLERAGRASRYELLRARVERANLEPLLRQAESDRALAELELRRLLDLPPTQPLALVTALDAARVRTLAESQASDRAPGVRPGVRAAELTASARSAGIRVARADLLPTFNAGFTFGYLALPTDPSFPTLGGDRGNQYCPPGAPPTQQCQNNGWFPDRNFSVQMSWPLFDGLRAKGQIDLAQAQARIADLQARQAREQAAIDVERARAELVRAQAVASARESVVREAEEAFELASLRLARGVGTQLEVSDAQLALLTARSTDARAVFDLYLAVAELARVRAEPIPLPDGSTVTIRRTR, encoded by the coding sequence ATGCGCCTGACCCTGTTTGGCGGAGCCCTTTGTGCCGCCGCCGCCATTGCCGTCTCGTCCCCTGTCGCCCTGCGCGCCCAGGCCGCCGACTCCCTTCGCCTCAGCCTCGAAGACGCCGTCGCGCGCGTGCTGCGCAGTTCCGACGAAGCGCGCATCGCCGATGCCCTCGTCGAGCTCGCCGACGCGCAGGTCACGGCGGCACGCGCCGCCGGCCTCCCGCAGCTGCGGCTCAACAGTAACTACCAACAAGTCCTGAAGAACGCCCGCGCCCAGATCGTCGGCGCGATCTTCAACCAGAACTACGTCTACAACTCCAACCTCAACGTCCAGCAGGCGGTCTTCCAAGGCGGACGCGTCTTCGCCGCGTCGCAGGCCGCGTCGCGCGCGGAGCAGGCGGCGACGCTCTCCCGCGAGGAAACCCGTGCGCTGCTCGCCGTCGACATCCAGCGCGTGTACCTCAACGCCGTCTTCACCGCGCGGATCGCCGAGATCCAGGCCAGCAACCTCGCCCTCGCTGACGAGCGCGTGACGCAGGCCGAGCAGCTCGAACGCGCCGGTCGCGCCTCGCGCTACGAACTGCTGCGCGCGCGTGTCGAACGGGCCAACCTTGAGCCGTTGCTGCGTCAAGCCGAGAGCGACCGTGCGCTCGCCGAGCTCGAGCTACGTCGGCTGCTGGACCTGCCGCCCACGCAGCCGCTGGCCCTGGTCACCGCCCTCGACGCCGCCCGCGTGCGCACGCTGGCCGAGTCGCAGGCGAGCGACCGTGCACCCGGCGTGCGCCCCGGCGTCCGTGCCGCCGAACTCACCGCCTCGGCCCGCAGCGCCGGCATCCGCGTGGCACGCGCCGACCTGCTCCCCACCTTCAACGCCGGCTTCACGTTCGGTTACCTCGCGCTCCCGACCGACCCCAGCTTCCCCACCCTCGGTGGCGATCGCGGCAACCAGTACTGCCCCCCCGGCGCACCACCGACGCAGCAGTGCCAGAACAACGGCTGGTTCCCGGACCGCAACTTCTCCGTCCAGATGAGCTGGCCCCTATTTGATGGCCTCCGCGCCAAGGGCCAGATCGACCTCGCGCAGGCACAGGCACGCATCGCCGACCTGCAGGCGCGGCAGGCACGCGAGCAGGCCGCGATCGACGTCGAGCGCGCCCGCGCCGAGCTCGTCCGCGCGCAGGCCGTGGCTTCGGCGCGCGAGTCGGTGGTGCGCGAGGCCGAGGAAGCCTTCGAGCTCGCCTCACTGCGCCTCGCGCGCGGCGTCGGGACACAGCTCGAGGTCTCTGATGCCCAGTTGGCCCTTCTCACCGCGCGCTCGACCGATGCGCGCGCGGTCTTCGATCTCTATCTCGCGGTCGCCGAGCTCGCGCGCGTGCGCGCCGAACCCATCCCACTCCCCGATGGGAGCACCGTGACCATCCGCCGGACTCGCTGA
- a CDS encoding replication initiator protein A, which yields MAPAPRRRPPSRTVLLDRAIEALPLFRLSDSSEDAIVACTTDDGGRWRVLPTPGERLPGTFDQDVYVEVMRRYHEAELPADGTLGFTLHAFLRSMGRRVDGRTYEQLRGALGRLERTVLESEGAWLDAATGARAHNRFTLLSTVAIDRRRFTDRDQLALFPALASNEPGDARVTIAAPLRSNIAAGHCISLNAQKYTALSSPVARRLYRLLEAERARSGGAPWRPTLERLAELLPLTQRYPSHLQRVVQPAHEMLLAAGIVRGARFDQDGRAWFVEYKW from the coding sequence ATGGCTCCCGCCCCTCGACGCCGGCCTCCGTCGCGCACGGTGTTGCTGGATCGCGCGATCGAGGCGTTGCCGCTCTTCAGGCTCTCCGATAGCTCGGAAGACGCCATCGTCGCCTGCACCACCGACGACGGCGGGCGCTGGCGAGTCCTCCCGACCCCCGGCGAACGTCTCCCCGGCACCTTCGACCAAGACGTCTACGTCGAGGTGATGCGGCGCTATCACGAAGCCGAGCTACCAGCCGACGGCACGCTCGGCTTTACGCTCCACGCCTTCCTCCGCTCGATGGGTCGACGCGTCGACGGACGCACCTACGAACAGCTGCGCGGTGCGCTCGGGCGCCTCGAGCGCACCGTGCTTGAGAGCGAGGGCGCCTGGCTGGACGCCGCCACCGGCGCGCGCGCCCACAACCGATTCACGCTCCTCTCCACGGTCGCCATCGATCGGCGCCGCTTCACCGACCGCGACCAGCTCGCCCTCTTTCCCGCGCTCGCCAGCAACGAGCCCGGCGACGCGCGGGTCACCATCGCCGCTCCGTTGCGCAGCAACATCGCGGCCGGGCATTGCATCAGCCTCAACGCCCAGAAGTACACCGCCCTCTCGTCGCCCGTCGCCCGCCGGCTGTATCGCCTGCTCGAAGCCGAGCGCGCCCGCAGCGGGGGCGCCCCCTGGCGCCCCACCCTTGAGCGCTTGGCCGAGCTGCTCCCACTCACCCAGCGCTACCCATCCCATCTCCAGCGCGTCGTCCAGCCGGCGCACGAGATGTTACTCGCCGCCGGCATCGTCCGCGGCGCCCGCTTCGACCAGGACGGACGTGCCTGGTTCGTCGAGTACAAGTGGTGA
- a CDS encoding efflux RND transporter permease subunit has protein sequence MFLSDISIKRPVFATMMMVALVVVGAVGFVRLSVDEYPDVTYPVIVAQTLYPGASPEVVEREVSKPLEEALNTTEGLKEITSTSTEGASLVRLQFNLGVDVQQMQPEVQGKIGRIRRQLPRDIEEPIVIRFDPNDRPIMSVALQSDARPMREITDLGREVIKPRIEAIPGVGGVTLVGGATREIRVELDPAALRAYGLSPISVVGALERENQEVPAGRVQRGDSERLVRITGRILDPMAFRDVTVAVRNGAPVRVRDVATVRDGVAEARSASFMGSDPALSLDVLKISGANTVDVADQVRVVVEELTRQLPDDIRLTIIRDDSAKIREALWDVELTLVLGAILTIVIIYFFLASWRSTVITGLTLPVAIISSFFAMWAFGFTLNTMTLLALSLSIGLLIDDAIVVRENIVRHVAMGKDHYTAAREGTSEIGLAVFATTLAVIAVFIPVAFMGGMIGKIFFQFGVTVAFAVSVSLFVSFTLDPMLSSIWHDPEAEHHNAEARAKSGPIRRVALAFDGWFERMAERYPPLLHRALGHRWLVLGGGGVSVVLALFIAAKLGFTWMPDYDAGEFNISYRVPPGARVEYTVGKGMALDSIVRDVPEVEFTYLTVGSGFRGTVTTGQLFVKLKPSHDRKRSMADVQNAIRPQLRNVSGTRASIDGTRSIFGGFRQPIIVNVQGPEPNRLKLIAAQVNEIMRDVPGMAEPFSSDEGDIPQLDVRVDRQQAWAAGLGIGAIAGTLQPLFTGTRATRWQDEQGYSHDVRVVYPDSLRASAEDVANIPVAAAAVDARGLPVAIPLAQVADVRAGVGPQQIERRQLERQISISAGVLPGAAVGDVAAATQAALDSLVLPAGYRTVFTGDVQNLNETKGFVLEAILLAIVFIYLILASLFGSFLQPLAIMFSLPLSLLGVSLALWWTKGTINVMSMIGIIMLMGLVTKNGILLIDFVNQARGEGKDRLTAILEAGRIRLRPIIMTTAAMIFGMLPLALAIGEGAEQRAPMARAVIGGLITSTILTLFVVPVVYTILDDLSSGWARRRQARATSEARPAPEAPALAHGEAGNPA, from the coding sequence ATGTTCCTCTCCGACATCTCCATCAAGCGACCCGTCTTCGCGACGATGATGATGGTCGCGTTGGTCGTCGTCGGCGCGGTGGGCTTCGTGCGTCTGTCCGTGGATGAGTATCCGGACGTGACCTACCCCGTGATCGTCGCGCAGACGCTGTACCCGGGCGCCTCGCCCGAAGTCGTCGAGCGCGAGGTCTCCAAGCCGCTCGAGGAGGCGCTCAACACCACCGAGGGCCTCAAGGAGATCACCTCCACCAGCACCGAGGGCGCTTCGCTCGTCCGCCTGCAGTTCAACCTCGGCGTCGACGTGCAACAGATGCAGCCCGAGGTGCAGGGGAAGATCGGTCGCATCCGCCGCCAGCTCCCGCGCGACATCGAGGAACCCATCGTCATCCGGTTCGATCCCAACGATCGGCCGATTATGAGCGTGGCGCTGCAGAGCGACGCCCGGCCGATGCGCGAGATCACCGACCTCGGTCGCGAGGTCATCAAACCGCGCATCGAGGCCATCCCCGGCGTCGGCGGCGTGACCTTGGTGGGCGGCGCCACGCGCGAGATCCGCGTCGAGCTCGACCCGGCCGCCCTGCGCGCCTACGGACTCTCGCCAATCAGCGTCGTCGGGGCGCTCGAGCGCGAAAACCAAGAGGTGCCGGCCGGCCGCGTGCAGCGCGGCGATTCCGAACGCCTCGTGCGCATCACCGGGCGCATCCTCGACCCGATGGCCTTCCGCGACGTCACCGTCGCCGTGCGCAACGGCGCGCCGGTGCGCGTACGCGACGTCGCCACCGTCCGCGACGGCGTCGCCGAGGCCCGCAGCGCGTCGTTTATGGGCAGCGACCCCGCGCTCTCGCTCGACGTGCTCAAGATCTCCGGCGCCAACACCGTCGACGTCGCCGACCAGGTCCGGGTCGTCGTCGAGGAACTCACGCGCCAGCTCCCGGACGACATCCGCCTCACCATTATCCGCGACGACTCCGCCAAGATCCGCGAGGCCCTCTGGGACGTCGAGCTCACGCTCGTGCTCGGCGCCATCCTCACGATCGTCATCATCTACTTCTTCCTCGCGTCCTGGCGCTCGACGGTCATCACCGGGCTCACGCTGCCGGTGGCCATCATCTCCAGCTTCTTCGCGATGTGGGCGTTCGGCTTCACGCTCAACACGATGACGCTGCTGGCGCTGTCGCTGTCGATCGGCCTGCTCATCGACGACGCCATCGTCGTGCGCGAGAACATCGTCCGCCACGTGGCGATGGGGAAGGACCACTACACCGCCGCCCGCGAAGGCACCAGCGAGATCGGCCTCGCCGTCTTCGCCACCACGCTGGCTGTCATCGCCGTGTTCATCCCGGTGGCGTTTATGGGCGGGATGATCGGCAAGATCTTCTTCCAGTTCGGCGTCACCGTGGCCTTCGCCGTCAGCGTCTCGCTCTTCGTGAGCTTCACGCTGGACCCGATGCTCTCATCCATCTGGCACGACCCCGAGGCCGAGCACCACAACGCCGAGGCCCGCGCCAAGAGCGGCCCCATTCGCCGCGTGGCCTTGGCCTTTGACGGTTGGTTCGAGCGAATGGCGGAGCGTTATCCCCCGCTGCTGCACCGCGCCCTGGGCCACCGCTGGCTCGTCCTCGGCGGCGGCGGCGTATCCGTCGTCCTCGCCCTCTTCATCGCCGCGAAGCTCGGCTTCACGTGGATGCCGGACTACGACGCCGGCGAGTTCAACATCTCCTACCGCGTGCCCCCCGGCGCGCGCGTCGAGTACACCGTCGGCAAGGGGATGGCGCTCGACTCCATCGTCCGGGACGTGCCGGAGGTGGAGTTCACGTATCTCACCGTCGGCTCCGGATTCCGCGGTACCGTCACCACTGGCCAGCTGTTCGTGAAGCTCAAGCCGAGCCACGACCGCAAGCGCTCGATGGCCGACGTGCAGAACGCCATCCGCCCGCAGCTGCGCAATGTCTCCGGCACGCGCGCCAGCATCGACGGCACGCGCTCCATCTTCGGCGGCTTCCGGCAGCCGATCATCGTGAACGTGCAGGGACCGGAGCCGAACCGCCTCAAGCTCATCGCCGCGCAGGTCAACGAGATTATGCGCGACGTGCCGGGGATGGCCGAGCCCTTCTCCAGCGATGAAGGCGACATCCCGCAGCTCGATGTGCGCGTCGACCGTCAGCAGGCCTGGGCCGCTGGCCTCGGCATCGGTGCGATCGCCGGCACGCTGCAACCGCTCTTCACCGGCACGCGCGCCACGCGCTGGCAGGACGAGCAGGGCTACTCGCACGACGTGCGCGTCGTGTATCCCGACTCGCTCCGCGCCTCGGCCGAGGACGTCGCCAACATCCCCGTCGCGGCCGCCGCCGTGGATGCCCGCGGACTTCCGGTCGCCATCCCCCTCGCCCAGGTCGCGGACGTCCGCGCCGGCGTCGGCCCGCAGCAGATCGAGCGCCGCCAGCTGGAGCGCCAGATCTCCATCTCCGCCGGCGTGCTTCCGGGCGCTGCGGTCGGCGACGTCGCCGCCGCCACCCAGGCCGCGCTCGACTCGCTCGTGCTGCCCGCCGGCTACCGCACCGTGTTCACCGGCGATGTGCAGAATCTCAACGAGACCAAGGGCTTCGTGCTCGAGGCCATCCTACTCGCCATCGTCTTCATCTATTTGATCTTGGCCTCGTTGTTCGGATCCTTCCTGCAGCCGCTGGCCATTATGTTCTCGCTGCCACTCTCGCTGCTGGGCGTGTCGCTGGCGCTGTGGTGGACGAAAGGCACCATCAACGTGATGTCGATGATCGGCATCATTATGCTGATGGGCCTGGTGACGAAGAACGGCATCCTGCTCATCGACTTCGTCAACCAAGCCCGCGGTGAGGGCAAGGACCGGCTCACCGCCATCCTCGAGGCCGGCCGCATCCGGCTGCGGCCCATCATTATGACGACCGCCGCGATGATCTTCGGGATGCTCCCGCTCGCCCTGGCCATTGGCGAGGGCGCCGAGCAGCGCGCCCCGATGGCCCGCGCCGTCATCGGCGGGCTCATTACGTCTACGATCCTGACGCTCTTCGTCGTGCCCGTGGTGTACACCATCTTGGACGACCTCTCCAGCGGCTGGGCGCGTCGGCGGCAGGCCCGTGCCACCTCCGAAGCCCGCCCCGCGCCGGAGGCGCCGGCGCTGGCCCACGGTGAAGCGGGGAACCCCGCTTGA
- a CDS encoding MerR family transcriptional regulator — MSDSPVALLRAHARHAPWNARGLASHATALVDAAGMRPTNTSARATPSARAIRFYVANGLLDHPEGKGTAATYHYKHLLQLLAIKIRQREGQRLEVIKDELAGMQGDQLEKRVAAALAPALGNGFAPATPSAEETGPATWRRIVVGDGIELHVRDDSPAARESALMALREAVRAAVGREDLR; from the coding sequence ATGTCGGACTCGCCCGTCGCCTTGCTCCGCGCCCACGCGCGGCACGCCCCGTGGAATGCGCGGGGCCTCGCGTCTCACGCCACCGCCCTTGTGGACGCGGCCGGGATGCGCCCCACCAACACCTCGGCCCGCGCCACGCCCAGCGCACGCGCGATCCGCTTCTACGTGGCCAACGGGTTGCTCGACCATCCCGAAGGCAAAGGCACCGCCGCCACGTATCACTACAAGCATTTGCTGCAGCTGCTGGCGATCAAGATCCGCCAGCGCGAAGGCCAGCGGCTCGAAGTCATCAAGGACGAGCTGGCCGGTATGCAAGGCGACCAGCTCGAGAAGCGCGTGGCCGCCGCACTCGCGCCCGCACTCGGCAACGGCTTCGCGCCGGCAACGCCGAGCGCCGAGGAGACGGGCCCCGCGACCTGGCGACGCATCGTCGTCGGCGACGGCATCGAGCTGCACGTCCGCGACGACTCGCCGGCCGCGCGCGAGTCCGCGCTGATGGCGCTGCGCGAGGCGGTGCGGGCCGCGGTCGGCCGCGAGGATCTGCGATAG
- the glnA gene encoding type I glutamate--ammonia ligase codes for MPKPPAAPGDLSGATATDILALAESQGVRFLRLQFTDILGINKNVEVPASQFAKALAGDILFDGSSIEGFVRVEESDMLLRPDFGTFRVFPWGDPQQRVARVICDVVMPDGTPFAGDPRHVLKRQVARAAEQGYVMNAGMEAEFFLFRPAQDGGAATLTHDVGGYFDLAPMDRGEDARRAIVATLEQMGFEVEAAHHEVAHGQHEIDFRYADALTTADNIATFRFVVKHVAQQFGLVASFMPKPVYGQNGSGMHTHQSLFRKGENAFYDRKGEFELSAVAHHYIGGLLKHARGMCAITNPLVNSYKRLVPGFEAPVNVAWSLHNRSPLIRVPARRQTGTRVELRSPDPAANPYLALAVMLAAGLDGIATEATSREPVNENIWEMSHRERRRLRIDDLPRDLNEACDELEKDAEICEALGPHVTQHFLAAKREEWRDYISQVSAWELDRYLAKY; via the coding sequence ATGCCCAAGCCCCCCGCCGCGCCCGGCGACCTTTCCGGCGCGACCGCCACGGACATCCTCGCCCTCGCCGAGTCGCAGGGTGTGCGGTTCTTACGCCTGCAGTTCACCGACATCCTCGGCATCAACAAGAACGTGGAGGTGCCGGCGTCGCAGTTCGCCAAGGCCTTGGCCGGCGACATCCTCTTCGACGGGTCGTCGATCGAAGGCTTCGTGCGCGTGGAGGAGTCGGATATGCTGCTGCGTCCCGACTTCGGGACGTTCCGGGTGTTTCCCTGGGGCGATCCGCAGCAGCGCGTGGCGCGGGTGATCTGCGACGTGGTGATGCCGGACGGTACGCCGTTCGCGGGCGACCCGCGGCACGTGCTCAAGCGGCAGGTGGCGCGTGCCGCCGAGCAGGGCTACGTGATGAACGCGGGGATGGAGGCGGAGTTCTTCCTGTTCCGTCCGGCGCAGGACGGAGGCGCGGCGACGCTGACGCACGACGTGGGCGGCTACTTCGACCTCGCGCCGATGGACCGCGGCGAAGATGCGCGGCGCGCGATCGTGGCGACGCTGGAACAGATGGGCTTCGAGGTCGAGGCGGCGCACCACGAGGTCGCGCACGGGCAGCACGAGATCGACTTCCGCTATGCCGACGCGCTGACGACGGCCGACAACATCGCGACGTTCCGCTTTGTCGTGAAGCACGTGGCGCAGCAGTTCGGGCTCGTGGCCTCGTTTATGCCGAAGCCGGTGTACGGGCAGAACGGCAGCGGGATGCACACGCACCAGTCCCTGTTCCGGAAGGGCGAGAACGCCTTCTACGACCGCAAGGGTGAGTTCGAGCTCTCCGCGGTGGCGCACCATTACATCGGCGGCCTGCTCAAGCACGCGCGCGGGATGTGCGCGATCACGAACCCGCTGGTGAACTCGTACAAGCGCCTGGTGCCGGGCTTCGAGGCGCCGGTGAACGTGGCCTGGTCGTTGCACAACCGCTCGCCGCTGATCCGTGTGCCGGCGCGCCGCCAGACGGGCACGCGGGTGGAGCTGCGCTCGCCTGACCCGGCCGCCAACCCCTACCTCGCGCTGGCGGTGATGCTGGCCGCCGGCCTCGACGGCATCGCCACCGAGGCGACGTCGCGCGAGCCGGTGAACGAGAACATCTGGGAGATGAGCCACCGCGAGCGTCGCCGCCTGCGCATCGACGATCTGCCGCGCGACCTCAACGAAGCCTGCGACGAACTCGAGAAGGACGCCGAGATCTGCGAGGCGCTGGGGCCGCACGTGACGCAGCACTTCCTCGCGGCCAAGCGCGAGGAGTGGCGCGATTACATCTCCCAGGTCTCGGCGTGGGAGCTGGACCGCTACCTGGCCAAGTACTGA
- a CDS encoding efflux RND transporter periplasmic adaptor subunit translates to MRRLALALPLAAALLAGCDKSDAAPATGGPPAAASSAARGAGSVVLSGADLYTVVAGRIEEGVAISGGLRPIETLVIRARLEGDVVEVLVREGDVVAAGTLLARFESTEQEAALRSAEADKVAAEMDARTATWNFEQSRELFQAGAIPERDFRAAEQLAVSAAARLAASEARLRASALVERDTRIVAPVAGTIERRGIERGVRALRGAELFTLVRTDILELTAAVPARLAAGVKPGLAVRFTADGRAIEGRVARVSPTIDPASQSVTVYVQVPNAGAGLKGNSFATGQIVERALDDQLLIPQQAVRTAAGGSEPFVWRLQGGVLERANVRLGIVDEARGIVQVLDGIAVGDQVVTGNVGMLGVGMQVQLIGGEPSPASGGR, encoded by the coding sequence ATGCGCCGCCTCGCCCTCGCCCTGCCGCTCGCCGCCGCGCTGCTCGCTGGCTGCGACAAGTCTGACGCCGCACCGGCCACCGGCGGCCCGCCCGCCGCAGCATCCTCCGCCGCGCGCGGTGCCGGCTCGGTCGTGCTCAGCGGCGCCGACCTCTACACGGTCGTCGCCGGACGCATCGAAGAAGGCGTCGCCATCAGCGGCGGCCTGCGCCCCATCGAGACGCTCGTCATCCGGGCGCGTCTGGAGGGCGACGTCGTCGAGGTCCTGGTGCGCGAAGGCGACGTCGTGGCCGCCGGGACGCTGCTCGCGCGCTTCGAAAGCACCGAACAGGAAGCCGCGCTGCGTTCGGCCGAGGCCGACAAGGTCGCCGCCGAGATGGACGCGCGCACCGCGACGTGGAACTTCGAGCAGTCGCGTGAGCTGTTCCAGGCCGGCGCGATCCCCGAGCGCGACTTCCGCGCCGCCGAGCAGCTTGCCGTCAGCGCCGCCGCCCGCCTCGCCGCCTCCGAGGCGCGGCTGCGCGCGTCGGCGCTCGTCGAGCGCGACACGCGCATCGTCGCCCCTGTCGCCGGCACCATCGAGCGCCGCGGCATCGAACGCGGCGTGCGCGCCCTGCGCGGCGCCGAACTCTTCACGCTCGTACGCACCGACATCCTCGAACTCACGGCTGCCGTGCCCGCACGCCTCGCCGCCGGCGTGAAGCCCGGACTCGCGGTGCGCTTCACCGCCGACGGCCGCGCCATCGAAGGCCGCGTGGCGCGCGTCAGCCCCACCATCGACCCGGCCTCGCAGTCGGTCACCGTCTACGTGCAGGTGCCCAACGCAGGCGCAGGCCTCAAAGGCAACAGTTTCGCGACGGGCCAAATCGTCGAGCGCGCCCTCGACGACCAGCTGCTGATCCCGCAGCAGGCTGTGCGGACGGCCGCCGGTGGCAGCGAGCCCTTCGTGTGGCGCCTGCAAGGCGGTGTGCTCGAGCGCGCCAACGTGCGGCTCGGCATCGTCGACGAAGCCCGCGGCATCGTCCAAGTGCTCGACGGCATCGCCGTCGGCGACCAGGTTGTCACCGGCAACGTCGGGATGCTCGGTGTGGGGATGCAGGTGCAGCTCATCGGGGGTGAACCTTCCCCGGCTTCCGGAGGCCGCTGA
- a CDS encoding zinc ribbon domain-containing protein, producing the protein MAKHCAQCGAPLGDRGAFCHRCGAPRQGAPARQATGGADATPVLPWVIAGIAVLAFVAFVAGQRFGGRPAAPAAQGPAPSGARAVDLASMSPQERADRLFQRVMTYVSEGKSDSVQFFAPMAIASFEALAPLDAHQRYDLGLIGLVSGDAVMARAQADTILSGQPTHLLGLILGMRAAGLQGDQAARAQFASLLSRSIVSERAKSLPEYVDHGPDIDAAVREADVKISSTP; encoded by the coding sequence ATGGCCAAACACTGCGCGCAATGCGGCGCCCCGCTCGGCGACCGGGGCGCCTTCTGTCATCGCTGCGGGGCGCCGCGCCAGGGCGCTCCGGCTCGCCAGGCCACCGGCGGTGCCGACGCCACGCCCGTGCTCCCCTGGGTCATCGCCGGCATCGCCGTGCTCGCCTTCGTGGCCTTCGTGGCCGGCCAACGCTTCGGCGGGCGACCCGCGGCGCCCGCGGCGCAAGGGCCCGCGCCCAGTGGCGCGCGGGCGGTGGACCTCGCGTCAATGTCGCCACAAGAGCGCGCCGATCGCCTCTTCCAGCGCGTGATGACCTACGTCAGCGAAGGCAAGAGCGACTCCGTGCAGTTCTTCGCGCCGATGGCCATCGCCAGCTTCGAAGCCCTCGCGCCACTCGATGCGCACCAGCGCTACGACCTCGGACTCATCGGCCTCGTCAGCGGCGATGCCGTGATGGCGCGCGCACAAGCGGACACGATACTCAGCGGCCAGCCGACGCACCTGCTCGGGTTAATCCTCGGGATGCGCGCCGCCGGCCTTCAAGGAGACCAAGCGGCTCGCGCGCAGTTCGCTTCGCTGCTGTCGCGCTCGATCGTGAGCGAGCGGGCAAAGAGCCTGCCCGAGTATGTGGACCACGGACCGGACATAGACGCTGCTGTGCGCGAGGCCGATGTGAAAATTTCAAGTACACCATAA